A window of Acidobacteriota bacterium contains these coding sequences:
- a CDS encoding alkaline phosphatase family protein → MLIPPRLVVGLGLVAVLAAAPPSASAQTAPPTLLVLLSVDQMRGDYVERYGHQWTGGLRRLVDEGARFPLASFPYQNTVTCAGHATMSTGVFPATHGMVLNAWWDRASAQQISCTHDPGVTNIGYGGAAKGGDSPHRLLAATFADELRTQLPVTPRIVSLSMKARSAIAMAGRRADAVVWFADGRWTTSSYYTREPVSFVARFIEANPVERDYGSAWTKLLPEAAYLFDEAPVGERGTRAWGPTFPHALASPSGQADADFYASWSTSPQADAYLARLGIASVEALGMGRGPGVDFLALSFSVLDTVGHAYGPRSHEVQDVLARLDRTLAGFFADLDRLVGRDRYVVALTGDHGVAPVPEQMEAAGMDAGRVPAKEYAARLQAVLERHFGPGTHLASLTYTDVYFAAGIYDRLLAAPQAMREVIAEIEATPGIHRVLRSDDLAVGRLPDDPLARSASLSYHRNRSGDLIVIPRPFWLNSTAVSTHGTGYEYDTRVPVILMGARVGAGVSLAPATPADIPPTFAYLAGITMARTDGRVLTDALLAPGAPGALPQKTASPQ, encoded by the coding sequence ATGCTCATCCCGCCTCGCCTCGTCGTCGGACTCGGACTCGTCGCCGTACTCGCGGCCGCGCCGCCGTCCGCCTCGGCCCAGACGGCCCCGCCGACGCTGCTCGTCCTGCTCAGCGTCGATCAGATGCGCGGCGACTACGTCGAGCGCTACGGTCACCAGTGGACGGGGGGCCTCAGGCGTCTGGTGGACGAGGGCGCGCGGTTTCCGCTCGCGTCGTTTCCCTACCAGAACACGGTGACGTGCGCGGGGCACGCCACCATGTCGACGGGCGTGTTCCCCGCGACGCACGGCATGGTGCTCAACGCGTGGTGGGATCGGGCCTCGGCCCAGCAGATCAGCTGCACCCACGATCCGGGGGTGACCAACATCGGCTACGGCGGGGCCGCCAAGGGGGGTGACAGCCCTCACCGCCTGCTCGCCGCCACCTTCGCCGACGAACTGCGCACGCAGCTCCCGGTCACGCCGCGCATCGTCTCGCTCTCGATGAAGGCGCGGTCGGCCATCGCAATGGCGGGCCGGCGGGCCGATGCGGTCGTGTGGTTCGCCGACGGCCGGTGGACCACCTCGTCCTACTACACGCGCGAGCCGGTCTCCTTCGTCGCCCGGTTCATCGAGGCCAACCCCGTCGAGCGCGACTACGGGTCGGCGTGGACCAAGCTGCTGCCCGAGGCGGCGTACCTGTTCGACGAGGCCCCTGTGGGCGAGCGTGGCACCCGCGCATGGGGGCCGACGTTCCCCCACGCGCTCGCGAGCCCGTCGGGCCAGGCCGACGCCGACTTCTACGCCTCGTGGTCCACGAGCCCGCAGGCCGACGCCTATCTGGCCAGGCTCGGCATCGCCTCGGTCGAGGCCCTCGGGATGGGACGCGGCCCGGGCGTGGACTTCCTCGCCCTCAGCTTCTCGGTGCTCGACACGGTCGGACACGCATACGGCCCGCGCAGCCACGAGGTGCAGGACGTGCTGGCCCGGCTGGACCGCACGCTCGCCGGGTTCTTCGCCGACCTCGATCGCCTGGTGGGGCGCGATCGCTACGTTGTCGCCTTGACGGGCGATCACGGCGTCGCCCCGGTCCCCGAGCAGATGGAAGCTGCCGGCATGGACGCGGGTCGCGTGCCCGCCAAGGAGTACGCCGCCAGACTGCAGGCCGTGCTCGAACGGCACTTCGGCCCGGGAACGCACCTCGCGTCGCTCACCTACACCGACGTCTACTTCGCCGCGGGCATCTACGACCGGCTGCTGGCGGCTCCCCAGGCCATGCGCGAGGTGATCGCCGAGATCGAGGCCACTCCCGGTATCCACCGCGTCCTGCGCAGCGACGACCTCGCGGTCGGCCGCCTGCCGGACGACCCGCTCGCGCGATCGGCGTCGCTCTCGTACCACCGCAACCGCAGCGGCGACCTGATCGTCATCCCCCGGCCCTTCTGGCTGAATTCGACGGCGGTGTCGACCCACGGCACGGGCTACGAGTACGACACCCGGGTGCCGGTCATCCTGATGGGCGCCCGCGTCGGGGCGGGGGTCTCGCTGGCCCCGGCCACGCCCGCCGACATCCCGCCCACGTTCGCGTACCTCGCCGGCATCACGATGGCCCGCACCGACGGCCGCGTGCTGACCGACGCCCTGCTCGCGCCGGGTGCCCCGGGGGCCCTCCCGCAGAAGACCGCGTCGCCACAGTGA
- a CDS encoding thymidine phosphorylase, producing MRAVDTIRKKRDGIALQRDEIASFVSGVVDGSVADYQASAFLMAVVWRGMTDEETAWLTEAMVASGERVDLGPCAPRAVDKHSTGGVGDKTSLVVAPVVAACGGVVPMMSGRGLGHTGGTLDKLEAIPGLRTDLDLAAFRRVVQAVGCAIVGQTASIVPADRVLYALRDVTATVDSVPLIVASILSKKIAEGTRGLVLDVKTGRGAFMADERGARRLAAALVSHGLRSGLAVEALVSAMDVPLGRAVGNALEVAEAIEVLRGGGPDDVVELCDHLAARMLVVAGLADDEAGALAGARAARTSGRGLEVFGRMVEAQGGDPRVVEQPRRLPAAAHRELVVGSRSGVVQAIDAVRIGLASVALGAGRERAGDAVDPAAGVVLLKRPGDPVAGADPVLELHFNDRARRDVAWPLATGAVDVADEAAASRPLILDRLDAARVAAATEE from the coding sequence ATGCGCGCGGTCGACACCATCCGGAAGAAACGCGACGGCATCGCGCTCCAGCGCGACGAGATCGCGAGCTTCGTCTCCGGGGTCGTCGACGGATCGGTGGCCGACTACCAGGCGTCGGCGTTCCTCATGGCCGTCGTCTGGCGCGGGATGACCGACGAGGAGACCGCCTGGCTCACCGAGGCGATGGTGGCCAGCGGCGAGCGCGTCGACCTCGGCCCGTGCGCGCCGCGTGCCGTCGACAAACACAGCACCGGCGGCGTCGGTGACAAGACCTCGCTGGTCGTCGCGCCGGTCGTCGCCGCGTGTGGCGGCGTGGTCCCAATGATGTCGGGGCGGGGGCTCGGGCACACGGGGGGCACGCTCGACAAGCTCGAGGCGATCCCGGGGCTGCGGACGGACCTCGATCTCGCCGCCTTCCGGCGCGTCGTGCAGGCGGTGGGCTGCGCCATCGTCGGCCAGACGGCGTCGATCGTGCCCGCCGACCGGGTGCTGTACGCGCTGCGCGACGTGACGGCGACCGTCGACAGCGTGCCGCTGATCGTCGCCTCGATCCTCAGCAAGAAGATCGCCGAGGGGACGCGCGGTCTGGTGCTCGACGTCAAGACGGGCCGGGGTGCGTTCATGGCCGACGAGCGAGGCGCCAGGCGGCTTGCCGCCGCCCTCGTGTCGCACGGCCTGCGGTCGGGCCTCGCCGTCGAGGCACTCGTGTCGGCGATGGACGTGCCGCTCGGCCGCGCGGTGGGCAACGCCCTCGAGGTGGCCGAGGCCATCGAGGTGCTGCGCGGCGGCGGCCCGGACGATGTCGTCGAGTTGTGCGACCATCTGGCCGCGCGGATGCTGGTCGTGGCGGGTCTTGCCGATGACGAGGCCGGCGCGCTGGCAGGAGCGCGTGCCGCGCGGACGAGCGGGCGCGGTCTCGAGGTGTTCGGGCGGATGGTCGAGGCCCAGGGGGGCGACCCCCGCGTGGTCGAGCAGCCGCGCCGGCTGCCGGCCGCCGCGCACCGCGAGCTCGTCGTCGGCAGCCGATCCGGGGTCGTGCAGGCGATCGACGCGGTGCGGATCGGCCTGGCCAGTGTCGCGCTCGGTGCGGGGCGCGAGCGCGCGGGTGACGCGGTCGACCCGGCCGCCGGGGTCGTGCTGCTCAAGCGCCCGGGCGACCCGGTCGCCGGGGCCGACCCGGTGCTCGAACTGCACTTCAACGATCGCGCGCGGCGCGACGTGGCGTGGCCGCTGGCGACCGGGGCCGTCGACGTCGCCGACGAGGCGGCGGCGTCGCGCCCGCTGATTCTCGACCGACTCGACGCCGCCCGGGTGGCGGCCGCGACCGAGGAGTGA
- a CDS encoding amidohydrolase produces the protein MPRAAVPVAVLLLATACGGRPPADPPADLVLHNAHIYTVDAARPRAEAVAIRDGRFVFVGDNAGALALRGADTRVIDAGGLTVVPGLHDAHAHFVGLGESLQSIDLRGTRSYDEVVAKVRERVASARPGEWIVGRSWDQNLWPVKEWPTYEALDAAAPDNPVYLTRVDGHAALASGRALTLAGVTRSTADPAGGRIIRNRAGDPTGVLIDRAMGLVSSKIPPPTVEQVEERIRLADRETRRLGLTMVHDAGTTTQVVEAYKRLIDRGELDTRLYVMLRMPLDRLQPHFDAGPLVGYGDHHLTVRAIKISADGALGSRGAAMIDPYSDEPGTTGLLTTPPDEVYAQTLAASKAGFQTCIHAIGDRANRLTLDVFERVQREVPGARDLRLRNEHAQILHPDDIPRFKALGVIASMQATHATSDMPWVPARIGEARANAGAYVWRTLLDDGVRLANGSDFPVEPADPMLGFYASITRQDAGGQPPGGWMPEQRLTREETLVSFTLDAAYAAHAEQDLGSIEVGKLGDFVMLSKDIMTIEPPEILTTRVVRTVIGGKVVFE, from the coding sequence ATGCCGAGAGCCGCCGTGCCCGTCGCTGTCCTGCTGCTCGCCACCGCGTGCGGGGGCCGCCCCCCGGCCGATCCCCCGGCCGATCTCGTCCTCCACAACGCCCACATCTACACGGTCGACGCCGCGCGCCCCCGCGCCGAAGCGGTGGCCATCCGCGACGGGCGATTCGTGTTCGTCGGCGACAACGCGGGGGCCCTCGCGCTGCGGGGCGCCGATACCCGCGTGATCGATGCCGGAGGCCTGACGGTCGTCCCGGGACTGCACGACGCGCACGCGCACTTCGTCGGCCTCGGTGAGAGCCTGCAGTCGATCGACCTGCGGGGCACGCGCAGCTACGACGAGGTGGTCGCGAAGGTCAGGGAGCGCGTGGCTTCCGCCAGGCCTGGCGAGTGGATCGTGGGCCGCAGCTGGGATCAGAACCTGTGGCCGGTCAAGGAATGGCCCACGTACGAGGCCCTGGACGCGGCGGCGCCCGACAACCCGGTCTACCTGACCCGCGTCGACGGCCACGCCGCGCTCGCCAGCGGGCGTGCCCTCACCCTCGCGGGGGTCACGCGGTCGACGGCCGACCCGGCCGGCGGCCGCATCATCCGGAACCGCGCCGGCGATCCCACCGGGGTGCTGATCGACCGGGCCATGGGGCTCGTCTCGTCGAAGATCCCCCCGCCCACCGTCGAGCAGGTCGAGGAGCGCATCCGCCTCGCCGATCGGGAGACGCGCCGGCTGGGCCTGACGATGGTGCACGACGCGGGCACGACGACACAGGTCGTCGAGGCGTACAAGCGGCTGATCGACCGGGGCGAGCTCGACACGCGGCTCTACGTCATGCTGCGCATGCCGCTCGACCGGCTGCAGCCGCACTTCGACGCGGGCCCGCTCGTCGGCTACGGCGACCACCACCTCACGGTCCGGGCGATCAAGATCAGCGCCGACGGCGCGCTCGGGTCGCGCGGGGCCGCCATGATCGACCCGTACTCCGACGAGCCCGGCACGACGGGCCTGCTCACGACGCCGCCCGACGAGGTCTACGCGCAGACGCTCGCCGCCTCGAAGGCCGGGTTCCAGACGTGCATCCACGCCATCGGCGACCGGGCGAACCGCCTCACGCTCGACGTGTTCGAGCGCGTGCAGCGCGAGGTCCCTGGCGCCCGCGACCTGCGACTGCGCAACGAGCACGCGCAGATCCTGCACCCCGACGACATCCCGCGCTTCAAGGCCCTCGGGGTGATCGCGTCGATGCAGGCGACGCACGCGACGTCGGACATGCCGTGGGTGCCGGCCCGCATCGGCGAGGCCCGGGCAAACGCCGGCGCGTACGTCTGGCGCACGCTGCTCGACGACGGGGTGCGCCTGGCCAACGGCTCCGACTTCCCGGTCGAGCCGGCCGATCCGATGCTGGGCTTCTACGCTTCGATCACACGGCAGGACGCGGGCGGCCAGCCGCCGGGCGGCTGGATGCCCGAGCAGCGCCTCACGCGCGAGGAAACGCTCGTCTCCTTCACGCTCGACGCCGCCTACGCGGCGCACGCCGAGCAGGACCTCGGCTCGATCGAGGTCGGCAAGCTCGGCGACTTCGTGATGCTCTCGAAGGACATCATGACGATCGAGCCGCCCGAGATCCTGACGACACGGGTCGTCCGGACGGTGATCGGCGGGAAGGTGGTCTTCGAGTAG